The proteins below are encoded in one region of Danio rerio strain Tuebingen ecotype United States chromosome 12, GRCz12tu, whole genome shotgun sequence:
- the pdzd7b gene encoding PDZ domain-containing protein 7 isoform X4: protein MAVRLLEDEDVSVLMGICRRYLSERGLQTLVHPLLSILNTPEKLLLLREIRTLVFTSDLPLFNSMVSPFEEEAYDILKSRSRRSSPLRSPQTGLAPRRHLITPVPDLQGGFELQAADDIKRQNQLLESLELLRLSCCPADQPRSFSPLLDVPLDTFGPSDSVNSSRTKALLPNWLLTENRRSESCIPSSAVRSESPEDDVLFTVVDAPRHKRPLLAQVFGSLKKSHSSTVSPAEQMCGKKTAPDVHIQPEFELTTVHISKTKQSLGISISGGSESRVQPMVKIERIFPGGAASTSDDLQAGFELVSVDGVSLQDVTHQDAVDIIRQAFSNKSINPMQLVVKVPRDPRVS, encoded by the exons ATGGCCGTCAGATTGCTGGAGGATGAAGATGTGTCTGTGCTCATGGGAATCTGTAGGAGG TATTTATCAGAGCGAGGCCTGCAGACGCTTGTTCATCCGCTGCTGTCCATCCTAAACACACCAGAGAAGCTTCTGCTGCTTCGAGAAATCAG gACGCTCGTCTTCACTAGTGATCTTCCGCTCTTCAATAGCATGGTGTCTCCATTTGAAGAGGAAGCATATGATATCCTGAAGAGTCGCTCAC GCAGGAGTTCTCCTCTGCGCTCTCCGCAGACGGGACTCGCTCCTCGACGGCACCTCATCACACCTGTACCAG ATCTGCAGGGTGGATTCGAGCTGCAGGCCGCAGACGATATAAAGAGGCAGAATCAGCTTCTGGAGAGTCTGGAGCTCCTGCGTTTATCCTGCTGTCCTGCAGATCAACCCAGATCCTTCAGTCCCCTGCTGGACGTCCCGCTGGACACTTTCGGTCCTTCAGACTCTGTGAATTCCTCCAGGACGAAGGCGCTGCTGCCAAACTGGCTGCTGACGGAGAACAGACGCTCAGAGag ctgtatcccttctagcgcTGTCCGGTCAGAGAGTCCTGAAGACGACGTGCTGTTCACTGTAGTGGACGCTCCTCGACACAAGAGGCCGCTGCTGGCTCAGGTCTTCGGCTCTCTGAAGAAATCCCACAGTTCCACAGTGTCGCCCGCTGAGCAGATGTGTGGGAAAAAAACAGCTCCAGACGTCCACATCCAGCCCGAGTTCGAGCTCACGACTGTCCATATCAGCAAAACCAAGCAGTCTCTGG GGATCAGTATATCTGGAGGATCAGAGTCTCGTGTTCAGCCCATGGTGAAGATCGAGAGGATTTTTCCAGGAGGAGCCGCGTCTACGAGTGATGATCTGCAG GCTGGTTTTGAGCTGGTGTCAGTGGACGGCGTGTCTCTGCAGGACGTCACCCATCAGGACGCAGTGGACATCATACGACAGGCCTTCAGTAATAAGAGCATTAACCCCATGCAGCTTGTGGTCAAAGTTCCCAGAGATCCCAGAGTCTCGTGA